TGCTTATTTAAATGTCTTCCATAATGCAAATGAATGTCAAGCTTGTTTGTTCTCACCAATCTTCTCCAATGACCATGATCCAACTGCTTATTTAGATGTCTTGCATAATGCAAACGAATGTCAAGCATTTTTTTCTCTCACCAATCTGCTCCAATGTGACCCTGTAGCTGCAGGCAGAAGTCAAACGAATGTCAAGCTTGTTTGTTGTCACCAATCTACTCCAATGTGATCTTGTAGCTGCAGCAGAAATCAATAGATCAGAGCACTAAACAGGATCTAAGCCGGTCAATATACACAATTTAAAAGATATAAAATGACAGGATTTCAGGAAACTAACCAAAGGCTAGTTTATTTAGCAAATAATGGAGTTATCAATCTGATCCAGCCTTTACTGCAAATCTTAAACTATTaatctacaacaacaacaacatagccttttttcccaagcaagttggggtaggctagagatgaaacccgaaagaaaaaatttcaaggttcaggcacattgatagctaatctccaagcgctcctatccaaagctatctctttagagatattccaattcttaaggtctctcttaaccaactcatctcacgtcagtttaggtctacctctacccctctttacattatcgacccgctcaagaaccccattacgcaccggcgcctcaggaggccttcgttggacatgtccaaaccatctcagccgatgctgagtaagtttctcctcaattggtgccaccccgaccctatcccgaataacttcgttccggactctatccctccttgtgtgcccgcaaaaccaccgcaacatccgcatctctgctacactcagttgctgcacatgtcgcctttttgtaggccaacattcaagcaccgtataacatcgccggacgaattgctgtcctatagaatttgccttttagcttttgtggcaccctcttatcacaaaggatgccagaagcttgccgccatttcaaccagccagctgaaattctatgcctaacatcttcatcaatgtcgccatccttttgtagcaccgatcctaaataccgaaaagtatccttctggaccaccactttcccatctagactaacgtctcccccctcatgcctagtcgcgctgtagtcgcgctgaaatcgcacatcatgtactcggtcttggtcctactaagtctgaaccctttcgactctaacatgcgtctccacagctctaacttcctattaacccctgccctactctcgtcaactagcaccacatcatcagcaaagagcatacaccaagggatctcaccttgtatatcccttgtgacctcatccatcactaaagcaaataaataagggctcaatgctgacccctggtgtaggcctatgttaataggaaagtcggtggtgttgccatcacatgtccggacaaacgtcgtcgcatccttgtacatatccttaatgagggtaatgtacttagttgggactttgtgcttctccaaagcccaccacatgacatttctcggtactttgtcatatgccttctcaaggtcaatgaagaccatgtgcaagtccttctgctccctatatctctccatcaattgtcgtattaagaaaatcgcctccatggttgaccttccaggcatgaacccaaattggttttgggtcacacttgtcactcttcttaggcgatgctcgataaccctctcccaaagcttcatcgtatggctcatcagcttaatcccacggtagttagtacaactttgaacatcgcccttgtttttgaagataggtactaatatacttctcctccattcttccggcatcttgtttgaccgaaaaatgagattaaaaagcttagttaaccatactattgctctatctcctaggcatctccacacctcaatgggaataccatcagggcccatcgctttacctctcttcattctcttcaaagcctccccgatctctacctcatgaattctcctcacaaaacgtctgttggtatcgtcaaaagagtcatctaactcaagggtagggctctcactctccccattaaacaacttgtcgaagtactctctccatctatccatgatctcctcatccttcattagcagtcgatctgtcacatccttaatgcatttgatttggttgatgtcccttgtcttccgctcgcgaatcctagccatcctataaatgtccttctccccttctttcgtgcctagccgctgatacatgtcatcatacgccttaccctttgctacactcacagctcgctttgcaaccctcttcgctaatttatagccctcgatgttggctgcactcttgtcaaggtggaggcgcttgaaacactccttcttcttcttaatagccctttgcacctcgtcgttccaccaccaggtgtctttcccctcctgtttacctcccctactcacgccaaacacctctgaggccaccttccgaacacatgttgccatctttagtcacatgtcatctgcgtcttctccttcttcccaagacccctcacctagcatcctttccttaaacgcttgtgccgcttcccctctaagcttccaccactttgttttcgcaatcttggcacatttgtcccggtggacacgtacccgaagacgaaagtccgccaccacaagcttgtgttgagggacaacacactccccaggtatcaccttacaatctaagcaatcacgtctatcctccctcctagtaagaataaagtcgatctggctcgagtgttgtccactacgaaacgtcacaagatgggattccctcttcttaaacacggtattcgctatcaacaagtcgtaggctaacgcaaagttcaacacatcctccccctcttgactcctgctaccatacccaaaacccccgtgcactcgctcgaaccctacattagtcgcacccacatggccgttgagatctcctcctatgaagagtttctcgctggtaggcacggtactaaccatgctatctagatcttcccagaactgtatcttggtgctctcactaaggcctacctgaggggcataggcactgatcacattcaaaaccgaatctccaactaccaaccggattaggataatccggtcgccttgccttctaacctctacgactccatccttaagactcctatcaatcaagatgcctacaccattcctacccggagttgctcccgtgtaccaaagcttgaagccagtatcctcaacctccttcgccttctgacCCTTCCAtctagtctcctgaacgcatagaatatttacacgcctcctaattgctacatcaactagctctcgcaacttacccgttagggaccctacgttccagctacctatacgaatcctagttggctcggctagcttccttacccttcgcacccgtcgagggaagtgcgaagacccttgctcatttttcactacacccgggcgtagatgtagcgcgccatttaggtgacgacccgacccttgctcacttatcatcgtacccaggtcatgatacgacgcgcccttggggggatggcgacccggcccttgcccatttatcaccacacccgggttccgatgtagcgcgtcgctaagagggttacgccccaacgagtttcttgtgggtttcaaatccattagagtggcattttttatgctggtttgccaaaacctaacgcaaccctcctcctttacccgggcttgggaccggctatgttgagacgactcaggagagagagtcttccagtcagcataggcggagttaAAATCTTAAACTATTAatctatataaaaaataatcccAAGAAGAGAGCAGTTTGCAGAATACATCTAATGCAGGAGCCAAAACAAAATGAATGGGAGCTGAAGACAGATTGATGACAATAGGGCTAGAATGAATTAGCAGGCAGCTTTACAAGGCTGTCTGAGTTTTGCTGGAAAGCTGGTCTGAGGATCAGCATCTTGACAAAGGTTGCTCTGCAGGCTGTGTTTAGTCAGAGCCAGTAGAGGTTGAGGCTTCACAACACACTGCCAATAGCTCGAGTGTGTTCAATGGAGGATTTCAAAAAGAAATTCAGGAACGTAAGCTCACATTTGAGCACTCATATATAAACAAAATCATTTCCATCTAAGAACAAAATCATATTGTGTATCTGAATTCCTAACAGGTATACATACAGAAACAAATAAAGTCATCAATCCAGTTTTTTAAAAGAACATAACGCTCTAGTTATCCGAACATGTATTCCCCCACCAACACTTGACAGAAAAACAATTAGTGGTAATAAAGTGCTTGGTCCTGGCACTCAGCAGCTCGATAGACGGATAGAGCGTGTTCAACAATGACTTATCTTTCATGTTATATAAATTCTATGGTCCAAGACATGAGCTCCACTGAATTCTACACAATGAACTATCTTGCTTAAGATTCAACCCAACAGGACGATAAAAATGAAGACAATCAAGACATAAGACTGACCAGCATACCAATACAGTTACAGCTTGTCACATTGTCACAGAAAACTGAGAACTATGCATAAATTCCCCCCCTTGGTTGAAACAGAAGTACATGGTAGTGCACTAGCAAATCGGTTAGCACTTGGAAGTCTAGACAAGTAGCCTGCTTTACTGTTAGACAGGGATGAAAACAATTGAGATCTAAGACTAAACATAAGCGTATAGAAACTAACAATTTAATTTCAACTCAACAGGTTCTCACGAGCCACTAAGAAGCATGCCTAAATGTTCCGCTTGGCTCACGTATAAGTAGATGACGGGAGTGCACCAGCTACTCGATTTGAGCAACCAAGGCGCCTATGCAGATAAGTTTCCTGCTATACTGCTCTGCATGAACGCCATAGCAGCACAACAGTGGTCTCCGGGGGGACGGGGGATGAGTACGAGCTCACCGTGGCCTCGTTGTGGCAGTGGCGACAGGGGAGCACCTGATTGCAGGCCACGATCTTACACCTCCGCCAGTAATGCTCGCACCTGCAGAAGCAGCACAAAATTCATTCTCGTGAGAACAAGCTCAGCGAGACGAACCTGACACGGATCGAGGAAGTCCGAAGGACCCAATCCATCGAGCGGAATCGGACGGCCTCGCAGATCCGGGCCATTCGACCCCGAGAGTAGCAAATCTAGGTTCCGTCGAGGGGCGAGGAAATGGAAGAGTGGAGGAAGACGAAGGGCGAAGCTAATCTAGGCGCCCACTCGCTCGCTCACCCGTGCTCCATCTTGCCTACGTTGCGGCGGTCGACCTCCCCGTCGCAGGCCGCGTCGACCTCGGCAGCGCCGTTGTCGCCGGGGAAGTGAGCTCCCCCCCAACCCCGGCGGAGAAGGCGAGCGGCGCCGGGAGGAGAGAGACGGCACGGGAGGTTGGTGCAGCGCTGGGAGGGATTGGGGGCTGACCGAAAAAATAGCCGTGGTGGGGGGAGCACCGTCGGAGGAGGCGAGCGCCGTCGGGAGGAGAGCAACGGCGCGGGGAGGGTGCGGCGCCGGGACGGGAGCTGGGCGGTGGAGGCGAGCGGCACTGGGAGGAGAGCGACGGCGCGGAGGGGGTGCGGCGCTAGGAGGGACTGGGCGTCGGGACGGGAGCTGGGCGGTGGAAGCGAGCGGTGCTGGGAGGAGAGCGACGGCGCACGGGGCCGACAGGGGGATGGGGTGGGGTTGCGGCGCCGGGAGGTATTGGGCACTGGGACGGAGCTGGGCGGTTGGGCGTGGagacggtggtggaggtggtggggGATGTCGTCGCAGATCGGGGCGAACCGGATGGAAAAAACCGAAAGCGGGGCGATCGGGGGACgagatggatcgggtgtgtgGGCTCGCTCGGGTATGGAATTCCTTATTCCATACCCAGAGTAGGAAATAgacctactatatatatatatatatatatatatatatatatatgtgtgtgtgtgtgtgtgtgtgtgtgtgtgtgtgtgtgtgtgtgtgtgtgtgaatcTAATAATGAAAGTACGTCGCGACCAAGCAACCAATGACCTCGAAAAGAAAATAGGATGCCGAGCCTTCTCGAGAAAAACACAACAGATTTGAGTGTCAGAAAAGCTCATACTACCCACCTCAAGTCTTACTATAAGGTCCGAAAAAGAACACAACAGATATGCATCAATAGAACTCTTCTAGAGAATTCATCTAGAAACCTTATGAAATTATCCAATAAAAATTTCCTTTACACTGTAACCTAACTTCACATCTTTTTTGAAAACAACCTAACTTCACATATAAATTTCTCCAGGACTTTtattatagaaaaaatatttctaaaaaaattctgCACACAACTTGTCACTACACATTTCTTAAAATTCAAGGTTCACTTAATGGAAAATATCTTTAGATAACGAGCTTTTACCAAAATAAAAGGAAGAGTTCacttataaaaaaaaagagatgagaCTCACCTCCACCATTTCAAACTTCTTTGGGCAGACCTGAAAGCCTTGGTAGACATAGGATTCCTATACAAACATGATAGTAATTCAGTTAGGAGATGCAAAAAATTCAGAACAAAAAGTaatgtaaaaaacaaaaaacattaTACACAATATTATATAACCAAGTTATGTTACTAAATTTCAAAGCAAGGTTATATAACTATATaggaaatataaaaaatatataattaaaCTATAAAAATTCAATCCTAACCATGAAAAAGGTCGATACAATGAAGGCCGACCTTCTCTCTAGCATCTATGTAGGAACTTATATGAAGAACTTgcaaagaattttttttataaataactTGTACCTATACCTTTTGCGCAGGCTTTTGTAGACAAACTTTTTATGTAGACAAACATAGGTGGCAAACatgttcaaaaaaataaaatatatatacataaacAAAATTTATAAACACAAATTTATATAAACAAATCTGTAAGTTATTACAATAAAGTCATGTAACAGCAGATTAACTTGTCACATAAAGTTTGCATGCATAGATAAGGCCATAGATTTTGTATAACTTCTGTATTagcaaaattttcaaatatatAACTCGTTGCATATAGTTTGTCCATATAATTTGCCACACAAAAGTTTGCGCGCATAACTTGTGGCCATAACTTTTAGAGAAAACTTATATTGAGAGAAACAAACCAACAATCTACAGTAGAACTTATTTATATAACTTATGAAAATAACTTGTAATACAAGCTAGCTAAATAAGTGAACTTATAACTTGTGCTGGAGACATAACTCGTGGTCATAACATGCAGAGAAGAACTTATATTGAAGCAATCTATAAAGTTTGTAAAAACAATGATATAACTTGCAGCTATAACTTGTATAAAAAAATTGTAATAAGCTAATAGCTAATAAGTTCCTGAGAGGGTTTACATTGAAACAAACTATATGACACAATGGTTGTAATGCATAACTTATAATCTTAAATGGAAGTACATTTGTGTGagcaaaaaaatttaaacatAGAACTTGCGGATATGAGTTGCAGATCAAAATTTGTGGCTATAACTTGCAGAGAAAAACTTGTACGGAAACAACTATTTATATATTACTAACAGAACTTGTATACATAAACTACAGGAACTTCATGTTTTGAAAAATTAACCAGAAGAAATCAGCCTCTGCCTCGTTCCGATATAACTGTGCCTATGCATGGCCCGCCCTCATCAGCGAAGTAATATCATGATATGGAAAAAGAGAGGTGGAGTGGAAAAGGCTTATACACGAACATCTATAAAAATCTGCAACTACTAGAGCACGATCTAACACCTGCGAATGGAGCTTCTGAAATTCGTGCAGCCAGAACTGTCTGGTCTTAAGGCGCATTCCTTCATATGGTACAAGTCGATAAATTGTTAGCCTGGAAGAGCAAGATGGCAAAGAAAGCAAGTGCACTAGATAGGAACCACTTCTTGACTATTTTGTTACTGCTGAGTTGTCCGCTGCTACCCCTTCACCCAGAGAAAATATTTTCTATTTTCAGAAAGGTTAAATGTGTCTCCATCCACAAGCAACTTGGGAAATTTTCTGCATAGGCCCAAGTAATAATCGGAGGTCAGCAAAATTGCCATTCACATGAATCGATGATGGACTACTAATCTTGTGGCTATGACTTTTTGTGATGGATGTACTATATGGATCATTTTAGTTGAACACAAAAATTCAGCATAGACTATCTAAAATCACATGACGTACCTGTTTCTATGCAAAAATGGAATTGTATTCCGGTACTAGGGAGCGGTGATCATCATTGTTGCCAACTCCAACTTGTCCAAACTGCAGGTTCAATATATGAGAGATAATCAGCATAAATAATGACACAAAACCTCAAATGAATAAGTGAAACATCTATACCACTGATCGACGCAATGCATTTCTAAGGCACTATGCTTGAATCAATCTCTGCATGCATGTTCCTGCATATGTTTTCGAGCTACAACCACCTCACCATCTCGTCCATCCGCCTGCCTTGAACCTCGTCAGACCCAGTAATCCTGATTCAACTGCACTCTTCCATGGCACCGCCCTCATCGGCTTATTGAACTCAGATCTAGAGAAAAAGGAAGGGTTGGAGAGGCAGGTGAGAAGAGAACATGGAGATGGGGGGAAGGGAGTAAGGAGCAACGATTCACCAGGTATCATTTCCTGTCCG
The Panicum virgatum strain AP13 chromosome 6N, P.virgatum_v5, whole genome shotgun sequence genome window above contains:
- the LOC120678226 gene encoding formin-like protein 6; this translates as MASHTTLPHVCPEPEASQFAVRSLCSVPRSFAEANSVCSGRGLACRLPDDCCTLLTVERLSLGPPSITADPMLMEDEALGTSYHTHARVSSSTAGSTDIRLETAPIQETMLHNQVALESESYVYQGFQVCPKKFEMVERAHTPDPSRPPIAPLSVFSIRFAPICDDIPHHLHHRLHAQPPSSVPVPNTSRRRNPTPSPCRPRAPSLSSQHRSLPPPSSRPDAQSLLAPHPLRAVALLPVPLASTAQLPSRRRTLPAPLLSSRRRSPPPTVLPPPRLFFRSAPNPSQRCTNLPCRLSPPGAARLLRRGWGGAHFPGDNGAAEVDAACDGEVDRRNVGKMEHGCEHYWRRCKIVACNQVLPCRHCHNEATVSSYKITLE